In Gammaproteobacteria bacterium (ex Lamellibrachia satsuma), a single genomic region encodes these proteins:
- a CDS encoding cyclic nucleotide-binding domain-containing protein — translation MAVAKTQKDDALLKNLVPLNTLSDEQLGQLLSRIVVEKAVKGEYLFHEGDTDHQNVYLLSGSVGLLSGKREVDSVASGTQTARFALAHQLPRKHSARAKSVTTFVRIDSRMLSDMLARSQKASYEVNDIKEQSSGDWMTLLLQSTIFQQIPPANLQRVMMRMEEVPVTTGDVIIRQGEEGDYYYLISSGRCSVARQPEQDRPPVELAQLRAGDSFGEEALISDAPRSSTITMVTDGVLVRLSKADFVDLVKSPLSRTLKYKKAKARVKDGALWLDVRPPEEYEAGHLPESLNMPFFSLRFQASSLANDREYVVHGAEVGQAATAAYLLVERGFEVYVLDQAWDVVAPLAGIHVAGEKVDNVIDFKREAVEANGSENGQPDEDSHMAEFYAEQQRADEMQQQLEDASQEYKDVLNRRQTEIKLLKQALVVARRRLDEQEQQVQETRTAHEQEIGGLQEESASAEHDQVAAAEEITSLRGKLTRLDEQNSLDQGRLKEELTGLQIQLSETEEALQETKAAAQVRVEESVDKQTTLERQLQSMQQALDRLREQSTDEQARLTRERDELSGHLETLQQELDELRAGDLARQKQAEEKLAEVTQQVSAAEAAKQQQEKEKQALDSERNDLASRLSESQREQEALKNAGVEQDEARQTALQSITGELQLVKDESARSAERHALLLVEMEEARESLKMDLADRDALLEEQTLTATQQTVKIEQLERSLQETETRQQDLAGEQSELEARLTAEQERVAELKCAREDLEESRTELQKTLTNLQQSAAETEAGQQAELASLRAGLDQAQAEAGDKQRLYEEVTESLSTAEETTRSLEGRKAELEASAAQQKQLADELRESFETAQGRVETLENELREVRLAGDDADAQNQGVLAALKEELEQTQTESAHRHQENLNGEAARQQLFEKQTELKNALAVSEEQAETLRHSFSELETRATSLEEALSVAKLAGEEAAASFQEQQDNLLQTLEQVRANVVDKQHALEQAGETSQRLIEKKAQFKASLKEERGVTTALRESLEQAEARASGLEQQLSAAQSSEDETAARQQEELTALQQALDDAHHEISGKQQQLESKAESNQATSDRLLELERALETEQGTTGEIRQSLENSEARAATLEGDLATAKLSVDETASRYLEERDSLQKHLDEVQGDLNDKQDLLEAEQQTTADLQASLQQLESRAATLEEDLTTARESGDEVAAQYREERDALQHALGEVRDEIENKQKLLETKEQIVGELADRQSELEAALEAERQSVVGLREAQERMEARSASLEQDLAAAKASGDEIAGQHSEQRDALQQSLENARNEIEDQQQQLESAVASIDVLTEERTALQKMIEDERGAGSELGQALELAETRIATLEQDLASTREADDETVARYREERDKLQQSESELQAQLEREQESTATLQRTVEETQHRSGEIEGELQALRDESATEESERQRALKLLQTEKKVVEERLAAIETESQQQLASQKEALAQAEETLASSRLAWNEEKEQLTQTQNSAELLTATLQQQLDEAKEGLEQATAARAAGEDRDSEVLGQAQKQITELKRTVDGLREVQLEMEAQLEDDVESEIQKLRTALEKEEKRRRDAEQQAQQVDFLQRERQVQETAVEMLEEDFEGLTNEKIALEEERDTLSKQLSDLRDQFADLMGENDQLHSELVENKSTAEDSEIADTLLDQMEQMRQQKESVEEARDQAEGQAKRLKKEVNELRSVMEEYVEQIQTVQSLGADDEVDALRTELNMVRSRASEDLEQMRQALDAAETQGKQSGRDMNEVAALQATRQELDSIKKALREKEQTLRMSQRQCRTLEDAIEDRDGEVDRLGRKLEVLLRQTGSNSRIADESEPLNGDNLHTSELEFDDSVGEADPASLDGQETSGKRRYSLGGLFKKKKDS, via the coding sequence ATGGCGGTGGCGAAAACACAAAAAGATGATGCCCTGCTGAAAAATCTGGTCCCCCTGAATACCTTGTCGGACGAGCAACTCGGCCAGCTGCTGAGCCGGATTGTGGTTGAGAAGGCGGTGAAAGGTGAATATCTCTTTCACGAGGGTGATACGGATCATCAGAATGTCTACCTGCTATCCGGCAGCGTTGGACTGCTGTCCGGCAAACGGGAGGTTGATTCTGTCGCCAGTGGTACCCAAACGGCTCGTTTTGCCTTGGCTCATCAGCTCCCCCGTAAACATTCCGCCAGGGCGAAGAGTGTGACCACCTTCGTTCGCATCGACAGCCGAATGCTAAGCGACATGTTGGCGCGGAGTCAGAAAGCCAGTTACGAAGTCAATGATATCAAGGAGCAGAGCAGTGGGGACTGGATGACCCTGCTGTTGCAATCCACCATTTTTCAACAGATACCTCCCGCCAATCTCCAGCGCGTCATGATGCGTATGGAAGAAGTTCCAGTCACCACCGGCGATGTCATTATTCGGCAGGGGGAAGAGGGGGATTACTACTATCTGATCAGCAGTGGTCGTTGCAGTGTGGCGCGCCAGCCCGAACAGGACAGGCCACCAGTGGAATTGGCGCAACTTCGTGCCGGTGACAGTTTTGGCGAAGAGGCGCTCATCTCCGACGCCCCGCGTAGCAGTACTATTACCATGGTTACTGATGGTGTGCTGGTACGACTCAGCAAGGCGGACTTCGTTGATCTGGTAAAAAGCCCCCTCTCCAGAACACTCAAATATAAAAAGGCTAAAGCCAGAGTCAAGGACGGTGCGCTCTGGTTGGATGTACGTCCACCGGAGGAGTATGAGGCGGGGCATCTGCCCGAAAGTCTGAACATGCCCTTCTTCTCGCTACGTTTCCAGGCCTCCAGTCTGGCGAATGACAGAGAGTATGTCGTCCATGGCGCCGAAGTGGGACAGGCGGCTACCGCGGCTTATCTATTGGTGGAGAGAGGTTTTGAGGTCTACGTGCTGGATCAGGCATGGGATGTAGTGGCTCCGCTTGCCGGTATTCACGTTGCTGGGGAAAAAGTCGACAACGTCATCGACTTCAAGCGGGAAGCTGTCGAGGCGAATGGGTCTGAAAACGGTCAGCCTGATGAAGACTCCCATATGGCGGAGTTTTACGCCGAGCAGCAACGTGCCGACGAAATGCAGCAGCAGTTGGAGGATGCGAGCCAGGAGTATAAGGATGTTCTTAATCGTCGTCAGACTGAAATCAAGTTGCTGAAACAGGCGTTGGTGGTTGCGCGCCGCCGGTTGGATGAGCAGGAACAGCAGGTTCAGGAGACCAGGACGGCACATGAACAGGAGATCGGTGGTCTGCAGGAGGAGTCAGCCAGTGCAGAGCATGACCAGGTTGCGGCAGCAGAAGAGATAACCTCCCTGCGGGGAAAATTGACCCGCTTGGATGAACAGAATTCCCTGGATCAAGGTCGATTGAAAGAGGAGCTGACCGGGCTGCAGATACAGCTATCGGAAACGGAAGAGGCACTGCAGGAGACCAAGGCTGCAGCTCAGGTCCGGGTTGAAGAGAGTGTTGACAAGCAGACAACGCTAGAGCGGCAACTTCAATCCATGCAGCAGGCACTTGATCGTCTACGGGAGCAGTCGACGGACGAACAGGCCAGACTGACCCGCGAGCGCGATGAACTCTCGGGGCATCTGGAAACTTTGCAGCAGGAGCTGGATGAACTACGTGCGGGCGATCTGGCGCGGCAGAAGCAGGCAGAGGAGAAGCTTGCCGAAGTGACACAGCAGGTGTCTGCTGCTGAGGCGGCGAAACAGCAGCAGGAAAAAGAAAAACAGGCCCTGGATAGTGAGCGGAATGATTTGGCGTCCCGCTTGTCCGAGAGTCAGCGTGAGCAGGAGGCCCTGAAAAACGCGGGTGTTGAGCAGGATGAGGCCAGGCAGACAGCCCTGCAATCAATTACCGGGGAGCTGCAGCTGGTCAAGGATGAGTCGGCACGTTCCGCAGAACGTCATGCGCTGTTACTGGTGGAGATGGAAGAGGCCAGGGAGAGTCTGAAAATGGATCTTGCCGACAGGGATGCCCTGTTGGAAGAACAGACACTGACCGCAACCCAGCAGACAGTCAAAATTGAGCAGTTGGAACGCTCCCTGCAGGAGACGGAGACGAGGCAGCAGGATTTGGCTGGGGAGCAGTCTGAACTGGAAGCGCGTCTCACTGCGGAGCAGGAACGGGTTGCCGAGCTGAAATGCGCCCGGGAGGATCTAGAAGAGAGTCGAACTGAACTGCAGAAGACATTGACGAATCTGCAGCAGAGTGCAGCGGAAACTGAAGCCGGTCAACAGGCCGAGCTAGCCTCCTTGCGCGCCGGGCTGGATCAGGCGCAGGCCGAAGCGGGTGACAAACAGCGTCTGTACGAAGAAGTTACTGAGTCCTTGTCGACTGCTGAAGAAACCACGCGTTCGCTTGAGGGGCGTAAAGCAGAGCTCGAGGCCAGTGCCGCACAGCAGAAACAACTTGCAGATGAACTGCGTGAATCTTTTGAAACGGCGCAAGGCCGGGTAGAAACGCTGGAAAACGAACTGCGCGAAGTGCGTTTGGCAGGTGATGATGCCGATGCACAAAACCAGGGTGTTTTGGCAGCCCTGAAAGAAGAGCTGGAACAGACGCAGACGGAGTCTGCCCACCGGCATCAGGAAAATTTAAATGGTGAAGCGGCACGACAGCAGCTTTTCGAAAAACAGACGGAACTGAAAAACGCACTGGCAGTTTCCGAGGAACAGGCTGAAACCCTGCGCCATTCGTTCAGTGAACTGGAGACGAGAGCCACCTCTCTGGAGGAAGCGCTTTCCGTCGCCAAGCTGGCAGGAGAAGAGGCGGCAGCATCTTTTCAGGAACAGCAGGATAATCTGTTACAGACCCTGGAGCAGGTTCGCGCCAATGTCGTTGATAAACAGCATGCGCTGGAGCAGGCAGGTGAGACAAGCCAGCGTCTGATAGAGAAGAAGGCGCAGTTTAAGGCATCCTTGAAGGAAGAGCGCGGTGTGACAACAGCACTACGCGAATCTCTGGAGCAGGCGGAGGCCCGCGCCAGCGGACTTGAGCAGCAGCTGTCTGCCGCTCAATCGTCAGAGGATGAAACTGCGGCCCGGCAGCAGGAAGAGCTTACTGCTCTGCAGCAGGCGCTGGACGACGCCCACCATGAGATAAGCGGCAAACAGCAGCAGCTGGAATCGAAGGCCGAGTCGAATCAGGCCACGAGCGACAGGTTGCTCGAGCTTGAACGTGCACTGGAAACAGAGCAGGGAACAACCGGGGAAATCCGCCAGTCACTGGAAAACAGTGAGGCGCGGGCTGCAACGCTTGAAGGAGATCTCGCCACAGCGAAACTGTCTGTGGATGAGACTGCGAGCCGCTACCTTGAAGAGCGGGATAGCCTACAGAAGCACCTGGATGAGGTTCAGGGCGATCTGAATGACAAGCAGGACTTGCTGGAGGCAGAACAGCAGACTACAGCGGACCTCCAGGCAAGCCTGCAACAGTTGGAAAGCAGAGCGGCCACCTTGGAAGAGGATCTTACCACTGCGAGGGAGAGTGGTGATGAAGTGGCTGCACAGTATCGTGAAGAGCGTGATGCGCTACAGCACGCCCTTGGCGAAGTGCGGGATGAGATAGAGAACAAGCAGAAGCTGCTGGAGACGAAAGAACAGATCGTTGGTGAATTGGCCGACCGGCAGAGTGAACTTGAAGCAGCGCTTGAAGCTGAGCGACAGTCGGTGGTTGGTCTTCGGGAAGCGCAGGAGCGGATGGAAGCAAGATCCGCTTCACTGGAACAGGACCTTGCCGCGGCCAAGGCGTCCGGTGATGAAATTGCCGGACAACACAGTGAACAGCGGGATGCTTTGCAGCAATCCCTGGAGAACGCCCGCAACGAAATAGAGGATCAGCAGCAGCAGTTGGAGTCGGCTGTCGCCTCGATCGATGTATTGACTGAAGAACGGACTGCCCTGCAGAAGATGATCGAAGATGAGCGGGGGGCTGGCTCTGAGCTGGGGCAGGCATTGGAGCTTGCAGAAACCCGCATCGCCACCCTGGAGCAGGATCTGGCATCAACCAGAGAGGCGGATGATGAGACTGTGGCGCGTTATCGCGAGGAGCGGGACAAGCTGCAGCAGTCGGAGTCGGAGCTGCAGGCCCAGCTGGAGCGGGAGCAGGAATCCACAGCGACCTTGCAAAGGACGGTTGAGGAGACGCAACATCGGTCTGGAGAGATTGAAGGCGAATTGCAGGCCTTACGGGATGAGTCGGCTACTGAGGAGAGCGAGCGGCAGCGGGCGCTGAAGTTGTTACAAACCGAGAAAAAAGTGGTTGAGGAGCGGCTTGCGGCGATTGAAACGGAAAGCCAACAACAGCTGGCTTCACAAAAGGAAGCGTTGGCCCAAGCTGAAGAAACACTGGCATCTTCACGGCTGGCATGGAACGAAGAGAAGGAGCAACTCACCCAGACGCAAAATAGCGCCGAGCTGCTGACCGCAACGTTGCAGCAGCAGCTTGATGAGGCCAAAGAGGGTCTTGAGCAGGCGACAGCAGCCAGGGCTGCCGGTGAAGACAGGGATAGTGAGGTGTTGGGTCAGGCACAGAAACAGATCACAGAGCTAAAGCGGACTGTCGACGGGTTGCGTGAAGTGCAGCTGGAGATGGAGGCTCAGTTAGAAGATGATGTGGAGTCTGAGATTCAAAAGCTGCGCACAGCGCTCGAAAAGGAGGAGAAGCGGCGCAGAGATGCGGAACAGCAGGCGCAGCAGGTCGATTTCCTGCAACGGGAGCGGCAGGTTCAGGAGACGGCAGTAGAGATGCTCGAAGAGGATTTTGAGGGACTCACCAATGAAAAGATTGCCCTTGAAGAAGAGCGCGACACCCTTTCCAAACAGCTATCGGATCTGCGGGATCAATTCGCTGATTTGATGGGTGAAAATGATCAGCTGCACTCAGAACTGGTGGAAAACAAAAGCACAGCCGAAGACTCTGAGATAGCTGACACCCTGCTCGATCAAATGGAGCAGATGCGTCAACAGAAGGAGTCGGTGGAAGAGGCGCGGGATCAAGCCGAAGGACAGGCGAAGCGTCTGAAAAAAGAGGTAAATGAACTGCGCTCGGTGATGGAAGAGTATGTGGAACAGATCCAGACAGTGCAGTCCCTTGGCGCTGACGATGAGGTTGATGCGCTGCGTACGGAACTCAACATGGTGCGTAGCCGGGCGTCTGAGGATCTGGAGCAGATGCGTCAGGCATTGGATGCGGCAGAGACACAGGGTAAGCAGTCAGGGCGTGATATGAATGAGGTTGCGGCCCTGCAGGCGACACGGCAGGAGCTCGATTCGATCAAGAAGGCGTTACGTGAGAAAGAGCAGACCCTGCGTATGTCGCAGAGACAGTGCCGCACATTGGAGGACGCCATTGAAGATCGTGACGGCGAGGTGGATCGTCTGGGACGCAAGCTTGAGGTGTTGCTGAGGCAGACCGGCAGTAATTCCCGGATAGCTGATGAGTCTGAGCCGCTGAATGGCGATAATCTGCATACATCCGAATTGGAGTTCGATGACAGCGTCGGGGAGGCAGACCCCGCCTCGCTCGATGGCCAGGAGACCTCCGGTAAACGTCGCTATTCTCTGGGTGGTTTGTTCAAGAAAAAGAAAGATAGCTGA
- a CDS encoding gamma-glutamyltransferase — protein sequence MRKKNTTGGVVAAGHQETASAALQILQEGGNAFDAAIAAMFTACVAEPVLASLGGGGFLTARPVNADPLVYDFFAHTPSRKQPEAATNLHPIVADFGNASQTFHIGMGSIATPGFIKGVFAIHRERCSMPLKLLAMPAINAAIRGVRINPFQHLISGIVQPILRSSNAAFQLHSSAIGTDQLAQVGETRKQPEMAAFFEHLCREGEALFYLGEAGQQLTDTCRESGGHLRPHDLKQYQAVKRKPLERRYRQARIFTNPTPALGGTLIAFTLALLDSHSLDNHLPGGADHLRRLIRAICLTQHLRTTQSRKIEKLLNEDVLREYRQRLHKGGICTRGTTQISILDRQDNLASMTLSNGEGSGYVIPGTGIMMNNMLGEEDINPCGFHNWPEDERIASMMSPTLAFLDQGRIVVTGSGGSNRIRSAILQVLSNLIDFDMPLQQAVAFPRIHFEEGLLSMEPGVDQNVSSRLATEFPRLRQWDSKNLFFGGAHTVMLEADGRLIGAGDERRGGVWLSTETP from the coding sequence GTGCGAAAAAAAAATACAACGGGAGGAGTAGTTGCCGCAGGACATCAGGAAACTGCCAGCGCAGCCCTACAGATCCTGCAGGAGGGAGGCAACGCATTTGATGCCGCCATTGCGGCCATGTTTACCGCGTGTGTGGCGGAACCAGTGCTTGCGTCGCTCGGTGGCGGCGGTTTCCTTACCGCCCGCCCGGTGAATGCCGACCCGTTGGTCTACGATTTTTTCGCCCACACACCTTCTCGAAAGCAGCCTGAAGCCGCCACCAATCTTCATCCCATTGTGGCTGATTTCGGAAACGCCAGCCAGACTTTTCATATCGGTATGGGTTCCATCGCCACACCCGGATTCATCAAAGGGGTGTTTGCGATACATCGGGAACGCTGCAGCATGCCGCTCAAACTGCTGGCAATGCCGGCCATAAATGCAGCAATCAGAGGCGTCAGGATCAATCCGTTCCAGCATCTGATCTCCGGAATCGTGCAGCCGATTCTCCGATCCAGCAATGCCGCATTTCAGTTGCACAGCTCAGCCATCGGCACCGACCAGCTCGCGCAGGTGGGTGAGACGCGCAAGCAACCAGAGATGGCAGCTTTTTTCGAACATCTTTGCCGGGAAGGGGAAGCGCTTTTCTATCTTGGAGAGGCGGGTCAACAACTCACCGATACCTGCCGGGAATCCGGAGGACACTTACGCCCACACGACTTAAAACAGTATCAGGCTGTAAAACGTAAACCACTTGAACGGCGCTACAGGCAGGCGCGCATCTTTACCAATCCAACACCAGCCCTTGGCGGCACACTGATCGCTTTCACTCTCGCATTATTGGATTCACACTCCCTGGACAATCATTTACCGGGCGGTGCAGATCATCTGAGAAGACTGATCCGGGCTATCTGCCTGACACAGCATCTGCGCACAACGCAAAGCAGGAAGATAGAAAAACTGCTGAATGAAGATGTTCTACGTGAGTACCGGCAACGACTTCACAAAGGCGGCATCTGCACTCGCGGCACGACCCAAATCAGCATTTTGGACCGACAGGACAATCTGGCAAGCATGACCCTATCCAATGGCGAGGGGTCAGGTTATGTCATTCCCGGCACCGGCATCATGATGAACAATATGTTAGGGGAAGAGGACATCAATCCCTGTGGATTTCACAACTGGCCTGAAGATGAACGCATCGCTTCCATGATGTCCCCGACGCTGGCATTCCTTGATCAAGGGAGAATCGTTGTTACGGGATCCGGTGGTTCAAACCGGATTCGCAGTGCAATCCTCCAAGTGCTGTCCAATCTGATCGATTTCGACATGCCACTGCAACAGGCTGTCGCTTTCCCACGCATCCATTTTGAAGAAGGGCTGCTCAGCATGGAACCTGGGGTAGATCAGAATGTCTCCAGCCGTCTTGCCACGGAATTCCCGCGGCTGCGGCAATGGGATAGTAAAAACCTCTTCTTTGGCGGCGCCCATACGGTAATGCTGGAGGCAGATGGCAGACTCATAGGAGCAGGAGATGAACGACGCGGCGGCGTCTGGCTCTCTACCGAGACACCTTAA
- a CDS encoding IS1595 family transposase: MNKKDFTGLLGELKSLSPSQWQRLHAHLQRHETSAVDLLLDATPPHCCPHCQSTRLRPWGSSHGLPRYRCSACGHTSNPLTGTPLAHLRHRDLWFRYAQTLIEGLSVRRAAVLCGISNNTAFLWRHRFLQMTSGHRAHHEHGIVEADETFFLESFKGQRQIPRPARHRGGVGRTRGTGADHIPVLVTRDRSGATADFILHKLDAIHVRAVLKPLLDPDAVLCTDGAAVYTTFAKAEGITHQAMASRGPRVRGAFHIQNVNAYDSRLKTWLRRFNGVATKYLTNYLGWRRMLERYRVEITPNICFLEAIGRVPQQLTYT; this comes from the coding sequence ATGAATAAGAAAGACTTTACAGGGTTGCTTGGAGAATTGAAGTCACTCTCCCCCAGTCAATGGCAGCGACTCCACGCCCATCTTCAACGACATGAGACATCTGCAGTTGACCTGCTACTCGATGCAACCCCACCTCACTGTTGCCCCCATTGCCAATCCACCCGTTTGCGACCGTGGGGTTCAAGTCATGGCCTGCCTCGGTACCGCTGCAGTGCTTGTGGCCACACCAGTAATCCGTTAACAGGCACCCCTCTGGCCCATTTGCGGCACCGTGACCTGTGGTTTCGTTATGCACAAACCCTGATTGAGGGGCTATCTGTTCGCCGTGCGGCAGTCCTGTGTGGGATCAGTAACAATACCGCTTTCTTGTGGCGTCACCGTTTTCTACAAATGACTTCCGGACATCGGGCACATCATGAGCATGGCATTGTTGAAGCGGATGAAACCTTCTTTCTTGAGTCCTTCAAGGGACAGCGTCAGATCCCGCGCCCAGCACGGCATCGAGGCGGCGTGGGTCGAACCAGAGGGACGGGAGCAGATCACATCCCCGTATTGGTAACCAGAGATCGAAGTGGCGCAACCGCGGATTTCATTCTACATAAGCTGGATGCTATTCATGTAAGGGCTGTGCTTAAACCGCTGCTGGACCCTGATGCCGTTCTCTGTACGGATGGTGCCGCTGTCTACACGACCTTTGCCAAGGCTGAGGGCATAACTCACCAAGCCATGGCGAGTCGAGGGCCTCGTGTTCGCGGCGCGTTCCATATTCAGAACGTCAATGCCTATGACAGTCGCCTCAAGACGTGGTTGCGGCGCTTCAATGGGGTTGCCACCAAATATCTCACCAACTACCTTGGCTGGCGTCGCATGCTTGAACGGTATCGTGTTGAGATAACACCCAATATCTGTTTTCTCGAAGCTATCGGGAGGGTTCCACAACAGCTAACTTATACATAG
- a CDS encoding chalcone isomerase family protein, protein MGDTIVKLLFSLFILLLSVTDAWSKDVGGITLPEQVNVGGSSETLQLNGAGIRKKFFFSIYVAALYMPEKTGDAEKIINADVTKRVLMHFVYSEVEKEKMRSGWDEGFSGNRSADEMKVLRERLDNFNAMFDTLHEGDVVLLDYLPGVGTRVTVRGEQKGMIPGADFNQALMSVWLGASPVTSSLKSALLGN, encoded by the coding sequence ATGGGAGATACGATTGTGAAATTACTTTTTAGCTTATTCATTTTATTGCTGTCAGTAACCGATGCATGGTCAAAAGATGTGGGAGGTATCACGCTCCCTGAGCAGGTAAATGTGGGTGGCAGTAGTGAAACATTGCAGCTGAATGGTGCGGGAATCAGGAAAAAGTTCTTCTTCTCCATCTATGTTGCCGCACTCTACATGCCGGAAAAGACAGGGGATGCGGAAAAAATCATCAATGCAGATGTAACCAAAAGAGTGCTGATGCATTTTGTCTATTCTGAGGTTGAAAAGGAGAAAATGCGTTCTGGATGGGACGAAGGTTTTTCTGGCAATCGAAGTGCGGATGAAATGAAGGTGTTGCGTGAGCGCCTCGATAATTTCAATGCGATGTTCGACACGCTGCACGAAGGGGATGTGGTGTTGCTCGATTACCTGCCAGGTGTCGGAACCAGAGTGACCGTTCGGGGTGAACAGAAAGGCATGATTCCCGGCGCTGATTTTAATCAGGCGCTGATGAGTGTCTGGTTGGGCGCCTCACCCGTGACCAGTAGTTTGAAATCGGCGCTTTTGGGTAATTGA
- a CDS encoding DNA-binding protein translates to MVAKKKVAKKTTKKAAKKKVVAKKAAAVAAPRLKAITTKQTKTQIITAIAEDTGLTRKEVAAVFGSMSSLLTRHLQRRGSGEFTVPDTGVKVRRVVKPRTKARMGRNPATGESIKIAAKPARKIVRLTALKALKERID, encoded by the coding sequence ATGGTCGCAAAGAAGAAAGTAGCAAAGAAAACCACCAAAAAGGCTGCGAAGAAAAAGGTTGTCGCTAAAAAAGCGGCGGCAGTAGCAGCACCCCGCCTGAAAGCCATCACCACCAAACAGACCAAAACCCAGATTATCACTGCGATTGCTGAGGACACCGGCCTCACTCGCAAAGAGGTGGCCGCAGTTTTCGGCTCCATGAGTAGTCTGCTCACCCGTCATCTGCAACGCCGTGGCTCCGGTGAATTCACAGTTCCAGACACTGGCGTAAAGGTGCGCCGGGTCGTAAAGCCTCGCACAAAAGCGCGGATGGGCCGCAACCCCGCAACGGGCGAATCGATCAAGATCGCAGCAAAGCCTGCACGCAAAATTGTAAGACTCACTGCGCTCAAAGCTCTCAAAGAGCGGATCGACTAA